From one Macellibacteroides fermentans genomic stretch:
- a CDS encoding outer membrane beta-barrel protein, protein MKKVVLVFLFAVMTVGGVFAQQGASSVGLSVGYALDSDNTTVGIDYRYNVSDDVRIAPSLTHLMKHGGLSAWALDFNAHYVVKLDPSFGFYPLGGVSLSFWEAGRDWDATRLGVNIGLGGEVYASRDLTVGLEMKYNLIQDFDQAMAAVRIAYNF, encoded by the coding sequence ATGAAAAAAGTAGTTTTAGTGTTTCTGTTTGCTGTAATGACGGTGGGTGGTGTTTTTGCTCAACAAGGAGCCTCTTCGGTAGGTTTGAGTGTGGGTTATGCGCTTGATTCCGATAATACGACAGTAGGAATTGATTATCGCTACAATGTGTCAGATGATGTGCGTATCGCTCCTTCTTTAACGCATTTGATGAAGCATGGTGGATTAAGTGCATGGGCGCTTGATTTTAATGCTCACTATGTTGTTAAATTAGATCCTTCATTCGGTTTTTATCCTTTAGGTGGAGTCAGCCTTTCATTTTGGGAAGCTGGCCGCGATTGGGATGCAACCCGTCTTGGTGTCAACATCGGTCTTGGTGGAGAAGTATATGCTTCCAGAGATTTAACTGTTGGCTTGGAGATGAAGTATAATTTGATACAAGATTTCGATCAAGCTATGGCTGCCGTTCGGATAGCCTATAATTTTTAG
- a CDS encoding dipeptidase yields the protein MKRKWMVLAACAALLTATTSDACTSFLVGKKASADGSVMITYAADSHNLYGELYHWPAAKWPKGSMLEIREWDSNKPLGKIPQVEETYNVVGNMNEHQVAITESTFGGRPELEDSTGIMDYGSLIYVALQRAKSAREAIHIMTSLVKEHGYYSSGESFSIADKNEAWIMEMIGKGVGNKGAVWVAIRIPDDCISAHANQSRIHQIPFDDKENCMYSPDVVSFAREKGYFNGKDKDFSFTKAYCPYDFSALRGCEARVWAFMRKYDKSLDAYLPFLKGESDKPMPLYVKADRKLTLQDVKNGMRDHYEGTEFCMTNDAGMGPYKVPYRWRPMTFKVDGQEYVNERAIATQQTGFVLCAQLRNWLPDAIGGVLWFGVDDAATAVFTPMYGSIKETPECFRVGNGDMMTFSWTSAFWIHNWVANMAYSKYSFMIEDIKPVQKELELGFEAMQPSIDKAAADMYAKNPEEAVKFLTWYSTTEANRSTARWKQLGEYLVVKYIDGNVKKEVNGKFMQNGYGLSASPNFPGYDETYYRSIVNSAGERLKVK from the coding sequence ATGAAAAGAAAATGGATGGTTCTGGCTGCATGCGCAGCCCTTTTAACTGCTACAACGTCTGATGCTTGTACCAGTTTCTTAGTAGGGAAAAAAGCCTCGGCTGATGGCTCCGTAATGATTACTTATGCTGCCGATTCGCATAACCTATATGGTGAGTTGTATCATTGGCCGGCTGCGAAGTGGCCTAAAGGATCCATGTTGGAAATTCGCGAATGGGATTCCAACAAGCCATTAGGAAAAATTCCCCAGGTTGAAGAAACCTATAATGTGGTTGGAAATATGAATGAACACCAAGTCGCAATAACCGAAAGTACTTTCGGTGGACGTCCGGAGTTGGAAGATTCAACCGGTATAATGGACTACGGAAGTTTAATATATGTTGCGCTTCAACGGGCTAAATCGGCACGCGAGGCAATTCATATCATGACTTCACTTGTAAAAGAACACGGATATTACAGCAGCGGCGAGTCTTTTTCTATTGCCGATAAGAACGAAGCCTGGATTATGGAAATGATCGGTAAAGGTGTAGGTAATAAAGGAGCTGTGTGGGTTGCTATCCGTATCCCGGACGACTGTATCTCGGCTCATGCCAACCAATCCCGGATTCACCAGATTCCATTCGACGACAAAGAAAACTGTATGTATTCTCCGGATGTAGTTTCTTTTGCAAGAGAAAAAGGATACTTCAATGGAAAAGATAAAGATTTCAGCTTTACGAAAGCTTATTGTCCCTATGATTTTAGTGCATTAAGAGGCTGTGAGGCTCGTGTTTGGGCTTTTATGCGTAAATATGATAAGAGCTTGGATGCTTATCTTCCATTTTTGAAGGGAGAATCTGATAAACCAATGCCTTTGTATGTTAAAGCAGATAGAAAACTTACCTTGCAGGATGTAAAGAACGGAATGCGAGATCATTATGAAGGAACAGAATTCTGTATGACGAATGATGCCGGTATGGGCCCATATAAAGTGCCATATCGTTGGAGACCTATGACTTTTAAAGTTGACGGTCAGGAGTATGTAAATGAGCGTGCCATCGCAACTCAGCAGACTGGTTTCGTTCTATGTGCTCAATTACGTAATTGGTTGCCGGATGCAATAGGAGGGGTGCTTTGGTTTGGTGTGGATGATGCCGCAACAGCTGTTTTTACGCCTATGTATGGCTCAATCAAAGAAACTCCGGAATGTTTCCGGGTGGGTAACGGCGATATGATGACCTTCTCCTGGACTTCCGCTTTCTGGATTCATAACTGGGTAGCAAATATGGCTTACAGCAAGTACAGTTTCATGATTGAAGATATCAAGCCTGTTCAGAAAGAATTGGAACTTGGATTCGAAGCTATGCAACCGTCAATTGATAAGGCTGCTGCAGATATGTATGCAAAGAATCCGGAGGAGGCTGTAAAGTTTCTTACATGGTATAGTACAACCGAAGCGAACCGTAGTACCGCTCGTTGGAAACAATTGGGTGAATATTTGGTTGTGAAGTATATAGATGGTAACGTGAAAAAAGAGGTGAACGGAAAATTCATGCAAAATGGCTATGGCTTATCTGCTTCTCCCAATTTCCCAGGTTACGACGAGACTTACTATCGCAGCATTGTTAACAGTGCCGGTGAACGATTGAAAGTAAAATAA
- the nhaD gene encoding sodium:proton antiporter NhaD, translating to MFILMPIIFVSGILLIALEDKIKINKAAVALFMAISLWMILMYDAYSIFVERNSPLFQEFLTKNPEIALKPITDQFIDFITNRSIVYHLGNVSETLFFVMCSMLIVDIVDKHGGFKSMTSYLTTTHKRRLLWTISFSAFFFSALLDNLAAAIVLLAVLRKLVPDRTDRLKYACMVIIAANAGGSWSPIGDVTTILLWVGKNITASHQITHLFIPALINMLVPLTIAHFWLFKKGAILRLKSVEEKDEYPQIPIRSRRTIFIIGVLSLALVPVFQMLTGLPPFLGVLLGLVILWFYTDIMYSRLNQMEETDKLRISSLLPNIDLSTVFFFLGILMSVGALETSGQLGLMSAYLDQHVHEPLLISFLIGLLSSGVDNVALVAATIGMYPVVQQTSELTPYLMSFICDGDFWTFLSYCAVTGGSILIIGSATGVTVMGLEKIDFMYYTKRFSILALIGYLCGAGTYILFFI from the coding sequence ATGTTTATTTTAATGCCTATAATCTTTGTTTCAGGGATTCTGCTCATTGCGTTGGAGGATAAGATTAAAATTAATAAAGCGGCAGTAGCTTTGTTTATGGCCATATCCTTATGGATGATTCTGATGTACGATGCCTATTCAATTTTTGTTGAGAGAAATAGTCCGTTGTTTCAGGAATTTCTTACTAAAAATCCGGAGATAGCTTTAAAACCAATCACAGATCAGTTTATTGATTTTATTACGAACCGATCTATTGTTTATCATTTAGGAAATGTTTCTGAAACACTGTTCTTCGTAATGTGTTCAATGTTGATTGTAGACATTGTAGACAAACATGGTGGTTTTAAATCGATGACAAGTTATCTCACCACTACTCATAAACGAAGATTATTATGGACTATCAGTTTTTCAGCCTTTTTCTTCTCAGCACTTCTTGATAATCTGGCAGCTGCCATTGTGCTGCTTGCTGTATTAAGGAAGTTGGTCCCTGACAGGACAGATAGATTAAAGTATGCATGCATGGTAATTATTGCTGCTAATGCAGGAGGATCCTGGTCTCCAATCGGTGATGTAACAACCATCTTATTATGGGTAGGTAAGAATATTACAGCTAGTCATCAAATTACGCACCTATTCATTCCTGCTTTGATAAATATGCTGGTTCCACTTACTATTGCCCACTTTTGGCTGTTTAAAAAGGGCGCAATATTAAGACTTAAAAGCGTAGAAGAAAAAGACGAGTATCCTCAAATTCCTATTCGCTCAAGACGTACAATATTTATTATCGGCGTTCTATCTCTTGCCCTTGTTCCTGTGTTTCAGATGTTAACCGGCTTACCTCCTTTCTTAGGTGTATTGTTGGGATTGGTTATACTTTGGTTTTATACAGACATCATGTATAGCCGATTAAATCAGATGGAGGAGACAGATAAGCTTCGTATTTCCAGTTTACTTCCTAATATTGATCTTTCTACCGTATTCTTTTTCCTTGGGATACTGATGTCAGTAGGAGCTTTGGAGACTTCCGGACAACTGGGGCTGATGTCTGCTTATCTGGATCAGCATGTGCACGAGCCGTTGCTGATTAGCTTTTTGATAGGTCTTCTGTCTTCCGGAGTGGATAACGTAGCCCTTGTTGCGGCAACAATAGGTATGTACCCCGTTGTACAACAAACAAGTGAATTGACTCCCTACTTGATGTCATTCATCTGCGATGGAGATTTCTGGACATTTTTATCTTATTGTGCCGTAACAGGAGGTAGTATCTTGATTATCGGTTCTGCTACCGGAGTTACCGTTATGGGACTTGAAAAAATAGATTTTATGTACTATACAAAACGTTTTTCTATTCTTGCGTTAATCGGCTATCTTTGTGGTGCAGGAACGTATATATTGTTTTTTATTTAA
- the nfo gene encoding deoxyribonuclease IV, with protein MKYIGAHVSASGGVENAPLNAHEIGAKAFALFTRNQRQWKSSPLTSRSIDLFKERCAAYGYLPSQILPHDSYLINLGHPEAEGLAKSREAFLDEMQRCEQLGLDRLNFHPGSHLNAFPIDDCLDRIAESINEALNQTSGVTAVIENTAGQGTNLGHTFEQIAHIIDRVEDKSRVGVCIDTAHTLAAGYDIKTTEGFIDTFDKFDKIIGFSYLRGMHINDSKKDLASKVDRHDSIGKGLMGLTTFKMLMNDPRFDNIPMILETPDETIWAEEISYLYGLL; from the coding sequence ATGAAATATATTGGAGCACATGTAAGTGCATCTGGCGGTGTAGAAAATGCACCGCTAAATGCACACGAGATAGGGGCAAAAGCATTTGCCCTTTTTACAAGAAATCAACGTCAGTGGAAGTCATCTCCTTTAACTTCCCGCAGTATCGACCTTTTTAAAGAGAGATGTGCAGCGTACGGATATCTTCCTTCCCAAATCTTACCTCACGATAGCTATCTTATAAACCTGGGCCATCCTGAAGCCGAAGGGTTGGCTAAATCGAGAGAAGCTTTTTTGGACGAGATGCAGCGTTGTGAACAACTGGGATTAGATCGGTTGAATTTTCATCCGGGGAGCCATCTTAACGCATTCCCGATCGACGATTGCCTGGATCGTATCGCAGAGTCAATAAATGAAGCTTTAAATCAGACCAGCGGTGTTACTGCTGTTATTGAGAATACAGCCGGACAAGGAACCAATTTAGGTCATACTTTCGAACAGATAGCCCATATAATTGATCGGGTCGAAGATAAGAGCAGAGTAGGCGTTTGTATCGATACTGCCCATACTTTGGCTGCAGGATACGACATTAAAACAACCGAAGGATTTATTGATACTTTTGATAAATTCGATAAAATAATTGGATTTTCATATCTTAGAGGTATGCATATTAATGATTCAAAAAAGGACTTAGCGTCTAAGGTGGATCGTCATGATAGCATCGGGAAGGGTTTAATGGGATTAACAACTTTCAAAATGCTGATGAATGACCCGCGTTTTGATAATATCCCTATGATTCTTGAAACTCCGGACGAGACAATCTGGGCGGAAGAGATTAGTTACTTATACGGATTGTTATAA
- a CDS encoding SIMPL domain-containing protein — translation MEDKSKGMAIAGLLVAVGLVLLGLCIKSAIDGFKDKERVVSVKGLAEMEVKANHVIWPLMFKNIGNDLPALYVTMENQTKAIKDFLSTNGIDSTEVSVAAPEIIDMKAERYTNENVAYRYNVTCVLTVSSSKVDLVRGLMIRQSDLLKQGIAITGGDYRFSTQFLFTGLNDIKPQMIEEATKNARASAEKFAADSDSELGKIRTANQGQFTISDRDANTPYIKSVRVVTTVDYYLKD, via the coding sequence ATGGAAGACAAATCGAAAGGAATGGCAATTGCCGGATTACTGGTTGCCGTTGGATTAGTTTTATTGGGATTATGTATTAAATCGGCAATTGATGGATTCAAAGATAAGGAACGGGTAGTTTCTGTTAAAGGATTAGCTGAGATGGAAGTTAAAGCAAATCATGTTATTTGGCCGCTAATGTTTAAAAATATCGGTAATGATCTGCCGGCATTGTATGTTACAATGGAGAATCAAACTAAGGCAATTAAAGATTTTCTGAGCACTAATGGCATTGATTCGACCGAGGTATCAGTTGCAGCTCCCGAAATTATAGATATGAAGGCCGAACGCTATACCAATGAAAATGTTGCTTATCGTTACAACGTTACTTGCGTACTTACCGTATCCTCAAGCAAGGTAGATTTGGTAAGGGGACTCATGATCAGACAAAGTGACCTGCTTAAACAAGGAATTGCAATTACTGGCGGCGATTATAGATTCTCCACCCAGTTTCTTTTTACAGGACTGAATGATATTAAGCCTCAAATGATTGAGGAAGCCACTAAAAATGCAAGGGCATCTGCCGAAAAGTTTGCTGCGGATTCGGATAGCGAACTGGGCAAGATTCGCACAGCCAATCAGGGACAATTTACAATTTCAGACAGAGATGCCAACACTCCGTATATTAAAAGTGTAAGGGTGGTAACGACTGTCGATTATTATTTAAAAGACTAA
- a CDS encoding pyruvoyl-dependent arginine decarboxylase: MVKKVGNLIPNTFFITKGSGESDLEKHAGSYHMALYDAGISDFNIMTYSSVIPATAHLVTMDEIDLPPFGSEMKTIMAVSHGYQDEFVSAGVVYAWMYKDENFDEKLGALVCEVSGRYRIEELESRLIRVINDLHQKTYGKYYLGELNFITEGITIEKRYGTALAALCFVDFLQPVIKE; encoded by the coding sequence ATGGTTAAGAAAGTTGGTAATTTAATTCCAAACACCTTTTTTATTACAAAGGGAAGTGGGGAGTCTGATCTTGAAAAGCATGCAGGTTCTTACCACATGGCTCTTTATGATGCCGGTATCTCAGACTTTAATATCATGACGTATTCGTCTGTTATACCTGCAACTGCTCATTTGGTAACCATGGACGAAATTGATCTTCCTCCATTTGGTTCGGAAATGAAAACCATCATGGCTGTATCTCACGGATATCAGGATGAGTTTGTTTCTGCAGGTGTTGTTTATGCCTGGATGTACAAAGATGAAAACTTTGATGAGAAGTTAGGTGCTTTGGTTTGTGAAGTTAGTGGCCGCTATCGTATTGAAGAGCTTGAATCAAGATTGATTCGCGTTATCAACGACTTGCATCAGAAAACTTACGGTAAGTATTACTTAGGTGAACTAAACTTTATTACTGAAGGTATAACCATCGAAAAAAGATATGGAACAGCGTTAGCTGCTCTTTGCTTTGTTGATTTTCTTCAACCCGTGATAAAGGAATAA
- a CDS encoding superoxide dismutase produces the protein MKFELVSLPYATDALAPVIGKATIEFHHGKHLLAYVNNLNNLIPGTKFENADLETIVKESDGAIFNNAGQVLNHNLYFTQFSPKGGGKPSGALAKAIDDQWGSFEEFQKEFVNGGVTQFGSGWVWLAKDKDGKLFITKESNAGNPVTKGLTPILGFDVWEHSYYLDYQNRRADHLAELWKIVDWSVVEKRY, from the coding sequence ATGAAATTTGAATTAGTATCATTGCCTTACGCCACCGATGCGTTGGCACCTGTAATTGGTAAAGCTACCATTGAATTCCATCATGGTAAGCACCTACTGGCTTATGTAAACAATTTAAACAACCTTATCCCCGGAACAAAATTTGAAAATGCGGATCTTGAGACAATCGTAAAAGAATCGGATGGCGCTATTTTCAACAACGCAGGTCAGGTGTTAAACCATAATCTCTACTTTACACAATTTTCTCCTAAGGGAGGCGGAAAACCCAGCGGTGCGTTAGCAAAAGCTATTGACGACCAGTGGGGTTCTTTCGAAGAATTCCAAAAAGAATTTGTTAATGGCGGCGTAACACAGTTTGGTTCAGGCTGGGTATGGCTTGCAAAAGATAAAGATGGAAAACTATTCATCACAAAGGAATCTAATGCAGGTAACCCTGTAACAAAAGGTCTTACTCCTATTTTGGGATTCGACGTATGGGAACACTCTTACTATTTGGATTATCAAAACCGCCGTGCCGACCACCTGGCCGAACTTTGGAAAATTGTTGATTGGAGTGTTGTTGAGAAAAGATATTAA
- a CDS encoding universal stress protein: MEDKLVTLAIHTFEKAQILKTMLETEGIDVYIHNVNLIQPVVSAGVRVRIKESDLPHALRIIEDSKFFAEEDVNVESGPKTKKVLIPVDFSDYSIAACEIGINYAHKVGAEVMILHAYFTPYFPSAIPLGDTLAYQINDDDTVQHLLKRVQDDMANICNLLKKKMDSGELPYVNFSNALREGLPEEEIVAFCKEYNPTLVVMGTRGKSQKDLDLIGSVTGEVIEISKVPVLAIPENVPFNSLSDVKNVAFSTSFDQRDLIVFDKFMELFKDFDIQIHIFNISTSKDEWNEIRLSGIREYFKKQYPDAKINHTVLDDGDLLLAIEKFVRDKSIDLIAFSTHRRGIFARMFNPSIARKMLFHTDTPMMVLHS, translated from the coding sequence ATGGAAGATAAGTTAGTAACATTAGCTATCCACACGTTCGAAAAAGCTCAGATTTTAAAAACGATGCTTGAAACAGAGGGTATTGATGTTTATATACACAATGTAAACCTTATTCAACCGGTTGTATCAGCCGGAGTACGTGTGAGAATTAAAGAAAGTGATCTACCCCATGCTCTCAGAATAATTGAGGATAGTAAGTTTTTTGCTGAAGAGGATGTCAATGTTGAATCCGGACCAAAGACAAAGAAAGTGCTGATTCCTGTGGACTTCTCGGATTATTCGATTGCCGCTTGCGAAATAGGTATTAATTATGCACACAAGGTTGGTGCCGAAGTGATGATTCTGCATGCTTATTTCACCCCTTATTTCCCCTCGGCTATACCTCTTGGAGATACGTTGGCCTATCAGATAAATGACGACGATACCGTACAGCATTTGCTGAAGAGAGTCCAGGATGACATGGCTAATATTTGCAATTTACTTAAAAAGAAAATGGATTCCGGAGAATTACCCTATGTAAACTTTTCGAATGCACTGCGGGAAGGTCTGCCGGAAGAAGAAATAGTAGCCTTTTGTAAAGAGTATAATCCAACGTTGGTTGTTATGGGTACAAGAGGTAAAAGTCAAAAAGATTTGGACTTAATAGGTAGCGTTACCGGCGAAGTGATCGAGATAAGTAAGGTTCCTGTTCTTGCAATACCCGAAAATGTACCGTTCAACAGTTTGAGTGATGTTAAAAATGTAGCTTTTTCAACCTCTTTTGATCAGCGCGATTTGATTGTATTTGACAAGTTTATGGAATTATTCAAGGATTTCGATATACAGATTCATATTTTTAATATATCAACAAGCAAGGATGAATGGAACGAAATAAGATTGTCCGGAATACGTGAATACTTTAAGAAACAATATCCGGATGCAAAGATAAACCATACTGTGCTTGATGATGGTGATTTACTTTTGGCAATCGAAAAATTTGTAAGAGATAAAAGTATTGATCTCATTGCATTTAGCACACATCGCAGGGGTATTTTTGCCAGAATGTTTAATCCGAGTATCGCAAGGAAGATGTTATTTCACACAGATACACCTATGATGGTATTACATTCATAA
- a CDS encoding DNA-binding protein translates to MTKTITFNELRKIKDSLPDGSTHRIADELGLSVETVRNYFGGHNFKDGKSCGVHIEPGPDGGLVILDDTTVLERALQILNEKIGKKAVAPEA, encoded by the coding sequence ATGACGAAGACAATCACATTTAACGAGCTACGTAAAATCAAAGACAGCCTGCCTGATGGTAGCACTCATCGTATTGCCGATGAGTTGGGTTTATCAGTAGAAACCGTTCGGAATTATTTCGGAGGACATAATTTTAAGGATGGAAAGAGTTGTGGGGTACACATAGAGCCCGGACCAGATGGTGGATTAGTAATTCTTGACGACACAACAGTTTTGGAGCGCGCATTGCAAATTCTCAACGAAAAGATTGGGAAGAAAGCGGTAGCGCCCGAAGCGTAA
- a CDS encoding phosphatase PAP2 family protein — protein MLEKELLFERDLFFFLNGSDSTFLDSFMWLYSGKVVWLPLAAFILFVLVYKKNWRESILILVSIALVITLCDQFASHFCKPIFARYRPTHHPDFMDQVKIVFDYRSGLYGFISSHAANAFGFAMFMSLLLRNKMFTWTIFSWSVLTAYTRIYLGVHFISDVVCGMFAGVFFGYVVYKLYLYVRNTGLKAYFPTNAPDTIYSLKEKRLIVYSILISVLLILILTKPLVTILR, from the coding sequence ATGCTCGAAAAAGAGTTATTATTTGAACGAGATTTATTTTTCTTCCTCAACGGCAGCGATTCAACATTTCTGGATAGCTTTATGTGGCTATATTCCGGGAAAGTTGTCTGGCTGCCGTTGGCAGCTTTTATATTGTTTGTACTGGTATATAAGAAGAATTGGAGAGAATCGATTCTCATACTTGTATCCATTGCTTTAGTGATTACCTTATGCGATCAATTTGCTTCTCATTTTTGCAAGCCCATTTTTGCGCGGTATCGCCCCACGCATCATCCCGATTTTATGGATCAGGTAAAGATTGTTTTTGATTACAGAAGTGGTCTTTACGGCTTTATATCGAGTCATGCAGCCAATGCATTCGGCTTTGCCATGTTTATGTCTTTACTTTTAAGAAATAAGATGTTTACGTGGACTATCTTTTCCTGGTCGGTGCTTACAGCATATACCCGGATATATCTGGGAGTACATTTTATTTCGGATGTAGTATGTGGTATGTTTGCCGGAGTCTTTTTTGGATATGTTGTATACAAGTTGTACTTATATGTACGGAATACCGGTTTGAAAGCCTATTTCCCAACAAATGCGCCAGATACTATCTATAGCTTAAAAGAGAAAAGATTGATTGTCTATTCAATACTTATTTCAGTTTTACTTATATTGATTCTAACAAAACCTCTGGTTACAATACTACGATAG
- a CDS encoding tetratricopeptide repeat protein — MEIIGYIKKYGLLLLFLCFYGNLFAQDSTVKEAEVAFSKGEFDKAIELYENILKTNGESAEIYYNLGNSYYRVDKIAPAILNYERALLLDPGDGDIRFNLQMAKLKSVDKIEPVGELFIVTWFQSVQNMGSADSWAKLGITTFLLFIFSLFMYFFSRWIRLKKIAFYLSIVLLVIVILANIFASNQQSKLNNRNDAIIFVPTVTIKSSPDSSGTDLFILHEGTKVTVKSKLGEWSEIELENGNVGWMLTKDIVAI, encoded by the coding sequence ATGGAAATAATCGGATATATTAAAAAATATGGGCTTTTATTGTTGTTCCTATGCTTTTATGGAAATCTGTTTGCTCAAGATTCGACAGTAAAAGAGGCTGAAGTTGCTTTTTCGAAAGGTGAGTTTGATAAAGCAATCGAACTGTATGAAAACATTTTAAAGACAAACGGTGAGTCTGCCGAAATATATTATAATCTTGGCAATTCATATTACCGGGTGGACAAAATCGCTCCGGCTATCTTGAATTACGAACGGGCATTACTGCTGGATCCCGGAGATGGAGACATTCGTTTTAATCTTCAAATGGCGAAACTTAAGTCGGTCGACAAAATAGAACCCGTAGGCGAGCTGTTTATAGTTACTTGGTTTCAGTCGGTTCAGAATATGGGATCTGCCGATTCGTGGGCTAAATTAGGTATTACGACCTTTCTGTTATTTATTTTCAGTTTGTTTATGTATTTCTTCTCTCGATGGATACGCTTGAAAAAAATTGCATTCTATTTAAGTATCGTTTTATTAGTTATTGTTATTCTTGCCAACATTTTTGCAAGTAATCAGCAAAGCAAACTAAACAACCGGAACGATGCCATCATCTTTGTCCCGACAGTTACTATAAAGAGCTCGCCGGATTCCAGTGGAACTGATTTGTTTATTCTACATGAAGGAACAAAAGTTACGGTAAAAAGCAAGTTGGGAGAATGGAGTGAAATCGAACTTGAAAATGGGAATGTGGGTTGGATGCTTACCAAAGATATTGTTGCTATTTAA